From the genome of Pseudomonas mohnii:
TATTCACCGGCCAGACCAGCAATTCATCGCTGGCGCTGAATCACCGCATCAGTCGCAAGGATTCGCTCAACGCCCGGGTGTCCCACAGCGAGGGCAACGTCGAAGGGGTCGGTGTCGACCTCGGCTGGACCCAACGTACCCAATTGTTTGGCAGCGATGCCAATTGGCGCCTGTCGCTGTTCGACCGGCCGGGTAGTTACAGTAGCGGCGATGCGCGTAATCGCGGGGTGGATCTGAGTATCAACCTGGCGCTCGGTGGCCCGGGGCAGCAGATTTCCGGCAGCATCGGCAGCCGCACTGCCCGTGACGGCAGTCGCGACAACAATGCCTCGTTCGGCTACCGCAAAGACCTGCAGGACCACGTGTTGCAGAGCGTCTCGGTGACGGCACTCACCGATACCTATGGCGTCGGCTTGTCGAGCCTGGCGAATTTTCGCACCGACGCCATCAATGGCGACGGGTTTATCCAGCGCTCATCGTTCAACAACAAATTCACCGGTGGCGTGAACCTCGACAGCACCTTGGTGGTGGGTGCGCAACGCATGGCGCTGACCAGCCAGCATCAAGGTCGGGGCGCCGGGATGATTGTCGACGTCGAGTCCGATATCGACGGGATCGCCCTGCGTGCCGACGACCTCAGTGGCGGCAGCGCAGCCCTGCGGCCGGGGCGCAATTTCATTCCGTTGACGGCCTACAAAAACAGTTCGGTGAGCTTCGACTTCGAAGGCAATCACGTGCCCGCGGCCAGCATCGAACCTTCGCGTACCCGCTATCACCTGAACAAGGGGGGCGTGGAGTACCGCAAGGTGCGGGTGATGAAAACCCTCACCGTACTCGGGCGCTTGGTCGACCCGCAGGGGCGGCCGCTCAAGGGCCACCACGTGATCAACCACGCCAGCCGTGGGGTCAGCGAGGTCGATGGCTTCTTCTCGATGGAAATGAACGCGGGCTCACCGACCCTGGAGGTGCGTTATGCCGACCAGTTGCTGTGTCAGTTCCGTCTCGATGTCGACAAACACCGCAGTGAAAACAACGTGCTGATGATCGGTGATTTGCGCTGTTCGCCGGACACCCTGGCGGACGCCACCCACAACGTCGAAACGGCGGGCTGAACGGCCCGCGGTTAAATCTGGTTATTGGAGGTCAGGCCTACATGAGCGTCTCGCGTTCTTTCGTTTCACGCAGTCGTTGTTGGTCGGCAAGCGCTTTGATCGCCTGCGCGGCAGCTTTTCCCGTCATGGCTGAAGACGTTTCGATTACCGCTGTGTTCAAACCCGATCCGGCGTATCCACACCTGAACAAGTTCAAGAACACCACGCCGTCCAGTGGTTACTGCGGGATTTATCCAAGTGAGTGTGAGGATAACGAAATGTTCGGCCTGCAGGTGCCGATTGAGTTCAATTCGCGTTCGCCGATCCAGGCTAACCACACTTCCGCGCGGCGAGGCGCGATGTTCAAAGTGCCGGCCCAGTGGCGCGAGTTGACCATTGTTCACGAAGCGACAGGTGAACCGGAAAAGGTCCGGGTGCGGATTGCCGGAGTGGGTTCCCGGTACAAAACTGATGATGTGAAGAAACTGGTGGGCGGCGCTGCGGACTACTTGGTCGCGCACAGTATTTTATGGGATTCGGCTTGGGTGAACGCCCCGTCACCTTGCCTCTATAGCGGGGTGGGTTGGTATACCGAAACCACCTTCCGATTTTTTTGGAAAACACCTTCCGAAGCCGTATGCGCCAAACAGGCGAAGTTCGATATTCCATGGATGCAACTGGAGTACCTCGACTTTGCCTATGAGCTTGAGACACCTAACCCGCTAGGCATGTCTTCAGGGCACTACACCGGCTCGCTGAGCTACAGCGTCGGTCCCTTGGGCGATTTCGATTTCGGCGACCTGATGATTCCGACCGACTCGGTGTTGACCCTGAACTTCAACCTCGACGTTCAGCACACCCTCAAGGTCGACATTCCGCCCGGTGGCGAAAAGGTCCAGTTGGTACCCGCCGGTGGCTGGCAGAGCTGGCTGCAGGCGGGGCGCAAACCGGTGCGGTTGTTCCGCGACCAGACCTTCAATATCTCGGCGTCTTCGCGTTTCAAGATGTACATGGAGTGTGAGCACGACAGCACTATCTACGACTGCCAGCTCGCTGATCGCGTCTCCAGGCGGGGGGTGGAGTTGCAGGTCTTTGTCAGCTTGCCCAATGGCCTGACCGACATGAGCGGGCAACCCGTCAGGCACATGCGTATGCGATCGGGCGCGGCCAATGCGTTGTATTTCCAGCCGGGCTTCTACGTCGACAGGGCGCCGGGTGTCCTGCACTTCGAAGTACCGGAGAGACAGATGCAATTCATGCTGTCGCCCGGTGTGGGGCCCTTCTACCAGGGCAAGGTCACCGTGATCTGGGATTCGGAAATCTGATGGGCCGTCAATCGATGGGCCGCGCCTGTGTTGTGTTCACTGTCATGAGGTTCAAGAGTATGAAGCGTCTGTGGTTGCTGTTGGGTTTGAGCGGGTTTTCTCTGGCGGTTCAGGGCGGTCCGCAGATCAACGTCGGAACGGTGTACGACTACCTGGATGGCGACAAAAGCACCTACCTCAAGCGCGTGTTCAACAGCGGCGACAGCACGGCGTTCGTCAAGGTCAACATCCTGGAAATTATCTACAACGCCGATGGCAGTCACCGTGAGATACCGGTCGCAACCCAAGCGGATGGCAGCGGCCGAGATGGCTTGATGGCCAGCCCCGCGCGGCTGATCGTGCCGGCCAAAGGCATGCAGGGCACGCGTTTGCTGCACATGGGCGCACGTGACACCGAACGCTATTTTCGCGTGCGCTTCGTGCCGGTGGTGCCGGAAAAGGAAGACGAGTTCGCGGTGTCCAGTGAGGAGCGGGACGCCTACAAGGAGAACCTGTCGGCGGGGGTCAACGTCATGACCGGGTTTGGCACGGTGTTTTTTGTCCGGCCCAAGAACAGCCGTTTCGACAGCGTGATCGATGACAGCGCCGGCGTTTACCGGCTGCGCAATAACGGCAACACCGTGGTGGTGATCGATGAGTTTCGCAACTGCTCGCTGAAGAATGAAACCGAGTGCGAGCCGACCACCAAACATCACGTTCTGGCGGGCAAGTCGTTCGAGTTCGATAAGAAACCCGGTCGGGAATACCGCTTCAACCTGATTGAAGGCGCCGACAAAAAACCGTTGCACGTTGCCGGCCAGTAACACCGCCAAAGGCGAGTCGCCCAGGAGGACTCGCCGCTTTTTATCACGCAACAGGTAACTGACATGATCAAGCAATCGGCCATCGCCCTGTGTGTGGGCGTGATGACGTGTGCCCAGGCTTTCGCGGCACGGGAAGAGCGCACGTTCGAAGTGTGGGCGGATATTCCGACCCTGGGTTTTTACGTGCTACCGGCCGAGACGAACTGGATACATCTGGAGCAGACCCTGCCGTGGAACATCAACACGTCGAGGCTCGAAGGGTTGCGCAAGAATTTCGACGTCAAGCACGACACCAGTGCGATCGAGGCGCGGCTGGACGCCGAGCCTTATCTGTTCAACGGGCGGCAGGATCAGAACATCTACTTGCGGGTCACCTTCAATGGCCAGGAGTTGAGCCACGATGAGAAACCGCGCCAAGTGGTGTCGGCGGCGCAGGCCATGACAGGCGGGCGTTTTCCTTTGGAAATTCAACCGAAGGTGCCGGCCGGTGGCTATAAGCCGGGCACTTACTACGGGACCGTCCAGTTGATTTTCAGTGCGGCTGTGCCCTGACCCGTGCCTGGCAGGGTTCAACAATGTGGGAGCGAGCCTGCTCGCGAGGGTGGCGTGTCAGGCGCCATGGAGGCTGACGGTGCCGGCGCTCCCACATGTCGAGTGAATATCGCCCCCCAGGGAGCAGGGTGGCTTTTCGGAGAGGGATACAGATGAGTGTTGCAGGTGTTTTGTTTTCAAAAAGGCTTTTCTGGTTATGGAGCCTGTTAATGGTGTGGTGGCTGATGCCTCAGGCGTTGGCGCAAGACGTATCAATCACTGCCTTGTTCAAGCCCGATTCAGCGAATCCGCACATCAACCAATTCAAGAACACCACGCCGCCCAGTGGCTACTGTCAGTTGTTTCCCGGGCAATGTGAAGAAAACAAGACGTTCAGCCTGCAAGTCCCGATTCGATTCGACTCCAATCGAGCCATCCCGGCCAACCATGCATCACCGCGCCAGGGCGCAACGTTCTCGGTGCCGGCGCAATGGCGTGAGCTCTCAGTCCGTCATGATTCCGGAGCGGTGGAACAGGTAAGAATGCGGATTACCGGGGTGGGCTCCATGTATGTGACCGAGGATGTTCAGAAGCTGACAGGGGACACCAACCCTGACTCCCGCTATGCGCATAACCTGTTGTGGGGGCAGAGTTGGGTGTACGCGCCGTCGCCGTGTCTTTACAGCGGTGTGGGTTACTACAGCCCCAACTCCTATGGTTTTTTCTGGAAAACACCGGTCCAGGCTGCGTGTGATAAACAGGCGAAATTCGATGTTCCCTGGTTGCGCTACGACCATCTGGATTTCTCCTATGAACTGGTCACGCCCAATCCATTGGGCATGTTGGCAGGCCATTACACCGGATCGCTGACCTATACGGTCGGCCCCAACGGCGACTTCGATTTCGGCGATGTGATGCTACCGAGCAGTCCGGTGTTGACCATGAACTTTAACCTCGACGTTCAGCACACCCTTAAGGTCGACATCCCGCCCGGTGGCGAGAAAGTCCAGTTGGTGCCCGCCGGTGGTTGGCAAAGCTGGTTGCAGGCGGGGCGCAGACCGGTACGGTTGTTCCGCGACCAGACCTTCAATATCTCGGCCTCTTCGCGTTTCAAGATGCAACTGGAGTGTGAGTTCGTTTTTTTTGGTGGCAACGATTGCGCCCTGGATGATCGCGTGTCCAAGCGCCAGGTGGCGCTCCAAGTCAGCGTCAGCCTGCCCAATGGCCTGACCGACATGAGCGGGCAACCCGTCAGGCACATGCGTCTGCGAACGGGCGGGGCCAACGCGCTGTATTTCCAACCGGGTTTTTATGTCGACAGGGCGCCGGGTGTGCTGCACTTCGAAGTGCCCCAGAGTCAAATGGCATTCATGCTCGAACCGGGTGCCGGTCCTTCCTACGGGGGCAAGGCCACCGTGATCTGGGACTCCGAAGTCTGAGTGCCGGGGGGCTGCCGCCATCGCTGGCAGGCCAGCTCCCACATTGGATGGGTGTCGTACACAAATCTTGTGGCAACCACCGATCCCCTGTGGGAG
Proteins encoded in this window:
- a CDS encoding DUF2771 domain-containing protein; translation: MVWWLMPQALAQDVSITALFKPDSANPHINQFKNTTPPSGYCQLFPGQCEENKTFSLQVPIRFDSNRAIPANHASPRQGATFSVPAQWRELSVRHDSGAVEQVRMRITGVGSMYVTEDVQKLTGDTNPDSRYAHNLLWGQSWVYAPSPCLYSGVGYYSPNSYGFFWKTPVQAACDKQAKFDVPWLRYDHLDFSYELVTPNPLGMLAGHYTGSLTYTVGPNGDFDFGDVMLPSSPVLTMNFNLDVQHTLKVDIPPGGEKVQLVPAGGWQSWLQAGRRPVRLFRDQTFNISASSRFKMQLECEFVFFGGNDCALDDRVSKRQVALQVSVSLPNGLTDMSGQPVRHMRLRTGGANALYFQPGFYVDRAPGVLHFEVPQSQMAFMLEPGAGPSYGGKATVIWDSEV
- a CDS encoding CS1 type fimbrial major subunit; the encoded protein is MIKQSAIALCVGVMTCAQAFAAREERTFEVWADIPTLGFYVLPAETNWIHLEQTLPWNINTSRLEGLRKNFDVKHDTSAIEARLDAEPYLFNGRQDQNIYLRVTFNGQELSHDEKPRQVVSAAQAMTGGRFPLEIQPKVPAGGYKPGTYYGTVQLIFSAAVP
- a CDS encoding pilus assembly protein, encoding MKRLWLLLGLSGFSLAVQGGPQINVGTVYDYLDGDKSTYLKRVFNSGDSTAFVKVNILEIIYNADGSHREIPVATQADGSGRDGLMASPARLIVPAKGMQGTRLLHMGARDTERYFRVRFVPVVPEKEDEFAVSSEERDAYKENLSAGVNVMTGFGTVFFVRPKNSRFDSVIDDSAGVYRLRNNGNTVVVIDEFRNCSLKNETECEPTTKHHVLAGKSFEFDKKPGREYRFNLIEGADKKPLHVAGQ